A single region of the Mercenaria mercenaria strain notata chromosome 6, MADL_Memer_1, whole genome shotgun sequence genome encodes:
- the LOC123549220 gene encoding uncharacterized protein LOC123549220 isoform X1 translates to MFGRMFLYEYERGRTFHPPSVPCLRTYRVDSFKRRKRSVSAPHVRTYKMIEGGIEYSGYIDIKQPPKIKGRKLKSWKKKWVIVHEMSMRSADRSAAKVDVYADEKTARNSPADKQTFILEFVTDIRTAKSKTHAHAFEIVEKEPVLLLAGETELDTQTWISTFRKIFFPQQEENAVFPVLIISNDHATRLSLAGSYSMTVNPEVIAIVSEKQNSYEWSLTMLKRFHLVKDTENPTIEILTIECGPKSECGEAIFQFRSEHVAKILATIKANIYIALNRQKAKRRDKLSSVAEKSVTSNKGNVESACRTRSGTSGSVEQRYKDLLETSATTSNKQITSRTSDNSLETGSVHSDDARDAQRKKRQSVTFEATAINECTSTGDLLSSPVEVADEEKASDYNTVEFHLPKSTPPVGNIISTFTVAKPGYETKVLLDEHGYSHVDIKNSKPVFFDDKTRSLSNMSSHSSVSCRSASVGSRDSGILFSVVDKAAQFERGVASNRSTNSFDSAVSTSSTVEGKETSPVNSNATSLTVEIQEVEVTAAEFKNANGNIRSEVTDTADNGIYQDVSIDENTSDIKDSTENAYARAKPKLRKCNSTGDFKTDEKENEYEDLDNFRKGKKNLVKHLGMDPKIDPKSVPPSLPERPSSHKIKRKFNNGEKKLFTLPFAKNKNRKQKERTISLSSSSDSDSESTRGSNKNDDITVKVWPLGNKSVIAGNEDLYQPIAIERFLKDNDGMTVPQKRERSSSLNLNMSSAIKRPTAGSVRASEPVDKRNSLWKHNRNVSMQVDMLNRSNNPMNLKQNFDMSLQPELLSRDIDRNMSKINSENEKTDDSIGMESDDEPIYAEVGPTTRPSSDEIENPFPDLTVWTPADISDVAEVTELDETKYENDESMESLDNAEKGDMLNQGFVFEDEIKNCDKCDKENVLIDLSVTESSDTVNTTKSAVDIFNMGMGMSLLETSSVPVEKENSLTLNSAVNFIDIFHLGCGTPLPPSSSNLMDKSFIPVTSVSSNSASDTLVSQTNTPVVSSSESGRAQESIYMDMSSCKNESIYVLPSSLKR, encoded by the exons ATTCATTCAAACGGAGAAAAAGAAGTGTATCGGCACCGCACGTACGGACATACAAGATGATTGAGGGAGGAATTGAGTACTCGGGTTATATCGACATTAAACAACCGCCAAAGATCAAAGGAAGAAAACTCAAG TCGTGGAAGAAAAAATGGGTCATCGTTCACGAGATGTCCATGCGATCCGCCGACAGGTCTGCGGCAAAGGTCGACGTATATGCCGACGAGAAGACTGCTAGAAATTCTCCCGCCGACAAGCAGACGTTTATACTAGAATTTGTAACAGACATTCGCACCGCCAAATCAAAGACGCATGCACACGCTTTCGAAATCGTGGAAAAAGAACCCGTCCTTCTCTTAGCTGGAGAGACCGAGCTTGACACTCAgacatggatttcaactttcagAAAGATCTTCTTCCCACAGCAAGAAGAAAATG CTGTGTTTCCGGTTTTGATTATCTCCAACGACCACGCCACGAGACTGTCGTTAGCGGGGAGCTACTCTATGACTGTTAACCCGGAAGTGATCGCCATTGTCAGCGAGAAACAGAACTCCTATGAATGGTCTTTGACCATGTTGAAACGGTTTCATCTGGTGAAAGACACCGAAAACCCGACTATTGAAATTCTGACCATCGAATGCGGACC GAAATCAGAATGTGGTGAAGCGATTTTCCAGTTCCGTTCCGAACATGTCGCCAAAATTCTTGCCAcaatcaaagcaaacatttacaTAGCACTTAATCGCCAGAAAGCAAAGAGACGAGACAAACTAAGTTCGGTTGCTGAAAAGTCTGTAACTAGCAATAAGGGAAATGTGGAAAGTGCATGTCGCACGAGGAGTGGAACTTCCGGTAGCGTGGAACAACGTTACAAAGACCTTCTCGAGACTTCGGCAACTACTTCCAATAAGCAAATAACATCAAGAACTTCTGACAACAGTCTTGAGACGGGAAGTGTTCATTCAGACGACGCCAGAGACGCTCAGCGAAAAAAGCGACAGAGTGTTACATTTGAAGCCACTGCAATTAATGAGTGTACATCAACAGGAGACCTTCTGTCCTCTCCTGTTGAAGTTGCTGACGAAGAAAAGGCGTCTGATTATAACACAGTTGAATTTCATCTTCCGAAAAGTACACCACCAGTTGGTAACATTATATCGACATTTACAGTAGCTAAGCCGGGTTATGAAACAAAAGTTCTTTTAGATGAACATGGTTACAGCCATGTGGACATAAAGAACTCAAAACCTGTATTCTTTGACGATAAAACCAGATCATTGTCAAACATGTCATCCCATTCCTCCGTGTCATGTCGCTCCGCGTCTGTTGGATCCAGAGATTCTGGAATTTTATTCTCCGTGGTAGACAAAGCTGCTCAGTTTGAACGCGGAGTAGCCTCAAATCGTTCTACAAATTCCTTCGATAGTGCAGTCTCCACTTCATCAACGGTGGAAGGAAAAGAAACTAGTCCAGTAAATTCCAATGCTACATCTTTGACCGTCGAAATTCAAGAAGTAGAAGTTACAGCTGCAGAGTTCAAGAATGCAAACGGAAACATAAGGAGTGAGGTAACTGATACAGCTGACAACGGAATTTACCAAGACGTTTCAATAGACGAAAACACAAGTGATATCAAAGACAGTACAGAAAATGCATACGCACGTGCAAAACCAAAACTTAGAAAATGTAACTCTACCGGTGACTTCAAAACggatgaaaaagaaaatgaatatgaagaCCTAGATAATTTCAGAAAAGGCAAAAAGAATTTGGTGAAACATCTTGGAATGGATCCTAAAATTGATCCCAAGTCTGTCCCACCGTCACTTCCGGAAAGACCATCATCCCATAAAATAAAACGGAAGTTCAATAACGGTGAAAAGAAACTCTTTACACTCCCGTTCGCAAagaacaaaaacagaaaacagaaagaaCGTACAATCAGTTTGTCATCATCCAGTGATTCAGATTCAGAGAGTACAAGAGGTAGTAACAAAAATGACGATATAACTGTTAAAGTATGGCCTCTTGGAAATAAGTCGGTTATTGCTGGGAACGAAGATTTGTATCAACCAATCGCAATCGAGAGATTTTTGAAAGATAACGACGGCATGACCGTACCTCAGAAACGGGAAAGAAGCAGTTCTTTGAATTTAAATATGTCGTCTGCGATTAAACGTCCCACAGCAGGTTCAGTGCGTGCATCAGAACCCGTCGACAAAAGAAATTCACTGTGGAAACATAATAGAAACGTTTCTATGCAGGTGGATATGCTTAACAGGAGTAATAACCCTATGAACTTGAAACAGAATTTTGATATGTCTTTGCAGCCAGAACTACTCAGCCGCGATATCGACCGCAACATGTCTAAAATCAatagtgaaaatgaaaaaactgATGATAGTATTGGTATGGAGTCTGACGACGAACCAATCTACGCTGAAGTTGGACCAACAACAAGACCGTCATCTGATGAGATTGAAAACCCTTTTCCCGATTTAACAGTGTGGACGCCAGCAGATATAAGTGATGTTGCTGAAGTTACCGAACTAGATGaaactaaatatgaaaatgaCGAGTCAATGGAATCATTGGACAATGCTGAAAAGGGCGATATGTTGAATCAAGGCTTTGTGTTTGAGGATGAAATCAAAAATTGTGATAAATGCGATAAAGAAAATGTGTTGATAGATTTATCTGTGACAGAGTCTAGTGATACCGTTAACACCACAAAAAGTGCTGTCGATATTTTCAATATGGGTATGGGTATGAGTTTGTTAGAAACATCTTCTGTACCAGTAGAAAAGGAAAATTCATTGACTTTGAATAGCGCTGTGAATTTTATAGACATTTTTCATCTCGGTTGTGGAACACCATTACCTCCGAGCAGTTCTAATTTAATGGACAAGAGTTTTATACCAGTTACATCAGTGTCATCAAATAGTGCATCCGATACTTTGGTTTCACAAACAAACACACCTGTGGTGTCGTCTAGCGAAAGTGGACGAGCTCAAGAGAGTATATATATGGATATGAGCTCTTGTAAAAATGAAAGCATTTACGTCCTGCCATCTTCATTGAAACGATAa
- the LOC123549220 gene encoding uncharacterized protein LOC123549220 isoform X2: MIEGGIEYSGYIDIKQPPKIKGRKLKSWKKKWVIVHEMSMRSADRSAAKVDVYADEKTARNSPADKQTFILEFVTDIRTAKSKTHAHAFEIVEKEPVLLLAGETELDTQTWISTFRKIFFPQQEENAVFPVLIISNDHATRLSLAGSYSMTVNPEVIAIVSEKQNSYEWSLTMLKRFHLVKDTENPTIEILTIECGPKSECGEAIFQFRSEHVAKILATIKANIYIALNRQKAKRRDKLSSVAEKSVTSNKGNVESACRTRSGTSGSVEQRYKDLLETSATTSNKQITSRTSDNSLETGSVHSDDARDAQRKKRQSVTFEATAINECTSTGDLLSSPVEVADEEKASDYNTVEFHLPKSTPPVGNIISTFTVAKPGYETKVLLDEHGYSHVDIKNSKPVFFDDKTRSLSNMSSHSSVSCRSASVGSRDSGILFSVVDKAAQFERGVASNRSTNSFDSAVSTSSTVEGKETSPVNSNATSLTVEIQEVEVTAAEFKNANGNIRSEVTDTADNGIYQDVSIDENTSDIKDSTENAYARAKPKLRKCNSTGDFKTDEKENEYEDLDNFRKGKKNLVKHLGMDPKIDPKSVPPSLPERPSSHKIKRKFNNGEKKLFTLPFAKNKNRKQKERTISLSSSSDSDSESTRGSNKNDDITVKVWPLGNKSVIAGNEDLYQPIAIERFLKDNDGMTVPQKRERSSSLNLNMSSAIKRPTAGSVRASEPVDKRNSLWKHNRNVSMQVDMLNRSNNPMNLKQNFDMSLQPELLSRDIDRNMSKINSENEKTDDSIGMESDDEPIYAEVGPTTRPSSDEIENPFPDLTVWTPADISDVAEVTELDETKYENDESMESLDNAEKGDMLNQGFVFEDEIKNCDKCDKENVLIDLSVTESSDTVNTTKSAVDIFNMGMGMSLLETSSVPVEKENSLTLNSAVNFIDIFHLGCGTPLPPSSSNLMDKSFIPVTSVSSNSASDTLVSQTNTPVVSSSESGRAQESIYMDMSSCKNESIYVLPSSLKR; this comes from the exons ATGATTGAGGGAGGAATTGAGTACTCGGGTTATATCGACATTAAACAACCGCCAAAGATCAAAGGAAGAAAACTCAAG TCGTGGAAGAAAAAATGGGTCATCGTTCACGAGATGTCCATGCGATCCGCCGACAGGTCTGCGGCAAAGGTCGACGTATATGCCGACGAGAAGACTGCTAGAAATTCTCCCGCCGACAAGCAGACGTTTATACTAGAATTTGTAACAGACATTCGCACCGCCAAATCAAAGACGCATGCACACGCTTTCGAAATCGTGGAAAAAGAACCCGTCCTTCTCTTAGCTGGAGAGACCGAGCTTGACACTCAgacatggatttcaactttcagAAAGATCTTCTTCCCACAGCAAGAAGAAAATG CTGTGTTTCCGGTTTTGATTATCTCCAACGACCACGCCACGAGACTGTCGTTAGCGGGGAGCTACTCTATGACTGTTAACCCGGAAGTGATCGCCATTGTCAGCGAGAAACAGAACTCCTATGAATGGTCTTTGACCATGTTGAAACGGTTTCATCTGGTGAAAGACACCGAAAACCCGACTATTGAAATTCTGACCATCGAATGCGGACC GAAATCAGAATGTGGTGAAGCGATTTTCCAGTTCCGTTCCGAACATGTCGCCAAAATTCTTGCCAcaatcaaagcaaacatttacaTAGCACTTAATCGCCAGAAAGCAAAGAGACGAGACAAACTAAGTTCGGTTGCTGAAAAGTCTGTAACTAGCAATAAGGGAAATGTGGAAAGTGCATGTCGCACGAGGAGTGGAACTTCCGGTAGCGTGGAACAACGTTACAAAGACCTTCTCGAGACTTCGGCAACTACTTCCAATAAGCAAATAACATCAAGAACTTCTGACAACAGTCTTGAGACGGGAAGTGTTCATTCAGACGACGCCAGAGACGCTCAGCGAAAAAAGCGACAGAGTGTTACATTTGAAGCCACTGCAATTAATGAGTGTACATCAACAGGAGACCTTCTGTCCTCTCCTGTTGAAGTTGCTGACGAAGAAAAGGCGTCTGATTATAACACAGTTGAATTTCATCTTCCGAAAAGTACACCACCAGTTGGTAACATTATATCGACATTTACAGTAGCTAAGCCGGGTTATGAAACAAAAGTTCTTTTAGATGAACATGGTTACAGCCATGTGGACATAAAGAACTCAAAACCTGTATTCTTTGACGATAAAACCAGATCATTGTCAAACATGTCATCCCATTCCTCCGTGTCATGTCGCTCCGCGTCTGTTGGATCCAGAGATTCTGGAATTTTATTCTCCGTGGTAGACAAAGCTGCTCAGTTTGAACGCGGAGTAGCCTCAAATCGTTCTACAAATTCCTTCGATAGTGCAGTCTCCACTTCATCAACGGTGGAAGGAAAAGAAACTAGTCCAGTAAATTCCAATGCTACATCTTTGACCGTCGAAATTCAAGAAGTAGAAGTTACAGCTGCAGAGTTCAAGAATGCAAACGGAAACATAAGGAGTGAGGTAACTGATACAGCTGACAACGGAATTTACCAAGACGTTTCAATAGACGAAAACACAAGTGATATCAAAGACAGTACAGAAAATGCATACGCACGTGCAAAACCAAAACTTAGAAAATGTAACTCTACCGGTGACTTCAAAACggatgaaaaagaaaatgaatatgaagaCCTAGATAATTTCAGAAAAGGCAAAAAGAATTTGGTGAAACATCTTGGAATGGATCCTAAAATTGATCCCAAGTCTGTCCCACCGTCACTTCCGGAAAGACCATCATCCCATAAAATAAAACGGAAGTTCAATAACGGTGAAAAGAAACTCTTTACACTCCCGTTCGCAAagaacaaaaacagaaaacagaaagaaCGTACAATCAGTTTGTCATCATCCAGTGATTCAGATTCAGAGAGTACAAGAGGTAGTAACAAAAATGACGATATAACTGTTAAAGTATGGCCTCTTGGAAATAAGTCGGTTATTGCTGGGAACGAAGATTTGTATCAACCAATCGCAATCGAGAGATTTTTGAAAGATAACGACGGCATGACCGTACCTCAGAAACGGGAAAGAAGCAGTTCTTTGAATTTAAATATGTCGTCTGCGATTAAACGTCCCACAGCAGGTTCAGTGCGTGCATCAGAACCCGTCGACAAAAGAAATTCACTGTGGAAACATAATAGAAACGTTTCTATGCAGGTGGATATGCTTAACAGGAGTAATAACCCTATGAACTTGAAACAGAATTTTGATATGTCTTTGCAGCCAGAACTACTCAGCCGCGATATCGACCGCAACATGTCTAAAATCAatagtgaaaatgaaaaaactgATGATAGTATTGGTATGGAGTCTGACGACGAACCAATCTACGCTGAAGTTGGACCAACAACAAGACCGTCATCTGATGAGATTGAAAACCCTTTTCCCGATTTAACAGTGTGGACGCCAGCAGATATAAGTGATGTTGCTGAAGTTACCGAACTAGATGaaactaaatatgaaaatgaCGAGTCAATGGAATCATTGGACAATGCTGAAAAGGGCGATATGTTGAATCAAGGCTTTGTGTTTGAGGATGAAATCAAAAATTGTGATAAATGCGATAAAGAAAATGTGTTGATAGATTTATCTGTGACAGAGTCTAGTGATACCGTTAACACCACAAAAAGTGCTGTCGATATTTTCAATATGGGTATGGGTATGAGTTTGTTAGAAACATCTTCTGTACCAGTAGAAAAGGAAAATTCATTGACTTTGAATAGCGCTGTGAATTTTATAGACATTTTTCATCTCGGTTGTGGAACACCATTACCTCCGAGCAGTTCTAATTTAATGGACAAGAGTTTTATACCAGTTACATCAGTGTCATCAAATAGTGCATCCGATACTTTGGTTTCACAAACAAACACACCTGTGGTGTCGTCTAGCGAAAGTGGACGAGCTCAAGAGAGTATATATATGGATATGAGCTCTTGTAAAAATGAAAGCATTTACGTCCTGCCATCTTCATTGAAACGATAa
- the LOC123549219 gene encoding uncharacterized protein LOC123549219 isoform X2: protein MMSASDGPAVATTAATVAAAAPSGGDSTNAGNNSEMKHIWKFIYIDLSFVKSLCGIFVAAELVISLLGLISVSVPKNEGCAYLYSGAYSYYEFTSSSCFIVSLIWYVLYALAITKKLGFVRWDIAEIVWIGFYIFNYLISSAVIAAKACHQGGYKAAAAFGFICWGVLIAHEFFEIRTFLEKRKGSSAETGEAAADEESKY, encoded by the exons ATGATGTCTGCAAGTGATGGCCCGGCTGTAGCGACGACGGCAGCGACAGTGGCGGCGGCAGCGCCATCTGGTGGAGACAGCACAAACGCGGGGAATAACTCCGAGATGAAACACATTTGGAAGTTCATCTACATAGATTTAAGCTTTGTTAAAAGTCTCTGTGGCATATTTGTTGCAGCTGAATTA GTTATATCATTGCTAGGCCTTATAAGTGTGTCCGTGCCAAAGAACGAAGGTTGTGCCTATCTCTACAGTGGAGCATATTCATACTACGAGTTTACATCGAGTTCATGTTTCATAGTCTCACTGATATGGTATGTGTTGTATGCCCTAGCTATCACCAAGAAGCTCGGATTCGTGAGATGGGATATAGCG GAAATAGTATGGATTGGGTTCTACATATTTAATTACCTCATATCTTCAGCCGTAATAGCTGCAAAGGCTTGTCACCAGGGAGGATACAAAGCTGCTGCG GCGTTTGGTTTCATTTGTTGGGGTGTACTGATTGCACACGAATTCTTTGAGATTCGAACATTTCTGGAGAAACGGAAAGGTTCATCTGCTGAGACCGGAGAGGCTGCCGCCGACGAGGAGTCAAAATATTAG
- the LOC123549219 gene encoding uncharacterized protein LOC123549219 isoform X1, translated as MDEIREAETEKMMSASDGPAVATTAATVAAAAPSGGDSTNAGNNSEMKHIWKFIYIDLSFVKSLCGIFVAAELVISLLGLISVSVPKNEGCAYLYSGAYSYYEFTSSSCFIVSLIWYVLYALAITKKLGFVRWDIAEIVWIGFYIFNYLISSAVIAAKACHQGGYKAAAAFGFICWGVLIAHEFFEIRTFLEKRKGSSAETGEAAADEESKY; from the exons ATGGATGAAATAAG AGAGGCTGAAACTGAGAAAATGATGTCTGCAAGTGATGGCCCGGCTGTAGCGACGACGGCAGCGACAGTGGCGGCGGCAGCGCCATCTGGTGGAGACAGCACAAACGCGGGGAATAACTCCGAGATGAAACACATTTGGAAGTTCATCTACATAGATTTAAGCTTTGTTAAAAGTCTCTGTGGCATATTTGTTGCAGCTGAATTA GTTATATCATTGCTAGGCCTTATAAGTGTGTCCGTGCCAAAGAACGAAGGTTGTGCCTATCTCTACAGTGGAGCATATTCATACTACGAGTTTACATCGAGTTCATGTTTCATAGTCTCACTGATATGGTATGTGTTGTATGCCCTAGCTATCACCAAGAAGCTCGGATTCGTGAGATGGGATATAGCG GAAATAGTATGGATTGGGTTCTACATATTTAATTACCTCATATCTTCAGCCGTAATAGCTGCAAAGGCTTGTCACCAGGGAGGATACAAAGCTGCTGCG GCGTTTGGTTTCATTTGTTGGGGTGTACTGATTGCACACGAATTCTTTGAGATTCGAACATTTCTGGAGAAACGGAAAGGTTCATCTGCTGAGACCGGAGAGGCTGCCGCCGACGAGGAGTCAAAATATTAG